The Ipomoea triloba cultivar NCNSP0323 chromosome 4, ASM357664v1 DNA segment TACAAGATTCCACATATACAACTAGTCAACTATAATCAACTATgtatagtaaaatatttaattatgttattaataaatacataatcataattcaaatcaactgataattaataaatgacgACCCTGTTTagtaaaatctttaattatattattaataaataaacaatcataattaaaattaattgataaatgttGAATGACAACtttatttagtaaaatatttaattatattatggatacatcaatgatcaatgattattattaaaatcgattgataatttttaaatgacaattgtaattagtaaaatatttaattatattattattaaattaacgattataattaaaatcaattgataACTATAATTGATGACTCTATACTATTTAATAGAATAATGACGActctaattatttaattatattattaataaaccCACAATTATAAACCAAATCaattgataattattaaatggagactctatttagtaaaatatttaattatactataaacAAATTCACAATCTCAATTAAAAACtcttatttctattttctaCGGATAAACAAAAAAAGAGGTGTGATATTAGGtcaaattttaataaagtaagaatttacAGAGTTTTAAAAGAAACACAAGAAGAAAACTAGCATACCTTAGGGTTTTATTGCAAGTGCAGAAACAAAAGTAGTCCTCTGATCTGCAACAAAATTGCCAGAACAATCAACAAGTAAATTCATGATGAAAAACATAGATTATAGAAAATGGGAAATGgataaatcaaaatcaaattaattactaGACCAACACTAAAAATATCAAAgcaaaaaataggaaaatgaaAATTAGGCGGGAAAAAGACTACAAGGAATAAAGGCATTGCAGCCAAGTATCAAGTCAATTTGATACTGATCTAGGTGATGGAAATGTTGTTTCCGCTTCTTCACTAGATAAGGAGAAACTATGAGCAGCTGACCCCTTTCGAGCTGTATCCAAACAGCATATTTAGTACAAGGAAGGGGAGGGAGGGGAGAGGTGGGTGGGGGGGAGGTTGCTATTATAGCTTATTTAGTGCAATCAATTTCCACAAGCAAACCTTTCCATAATTCTGGCTTCTAACTTGCAGGTGCAGACTACCATCATGCTGGAAACCACGAACTTCAGCCTGAACATCTCTCCAAGTTTATAAGAAAAACGAAAAATGGAGATCAAATAACTTGGAAATTATCCTAGCTCCTAGAAGGAAGTGAGTGTCCTTACACAAACAACATCATTCTCCTCAAATATACTTCACATGTTTAGTTCATCAACTGCAGTTCGTCGCCTCTGGAAATTAAAAAGAACATATTTGGAACAAAATGACATATCTGTATTTCATCTTTCCCACAATCAAATGATTCAAATCTAAAATTAAGACTGTGTCATCCTAGATAGAATTATGAAACATGCAGATTTTGTTTAAAGGTTAAAATAAGAAAGCTCTATATTTTATGCCACAAAATTCAATAATGAAAAGGCACATCACACGAAACCAAACTGCAGTGAGGATACGTATAAATACCTGAATGCCATCTGGCAAATTCATAGATGAAAGCATCAATACAGCATCTTGGCTAAAGTTTATCTCCAATCTCCATTGCTTTGGATCAACCTTGTATTGAAAACAGAGATCGAGAAAATTCAACTACACAACTGCAATATATAATGTTACCTTTGCATTTACTATAGCACCTATAACCCAATAAAGCAGACATGTGAGAATGGATTCTAATGGAAAATGCCCAATAACCTCAATCACTCGACCCACAATGATATCACCTACTTCTGGCTTGTACCTGCAATTACAATCATCAAGACTCAACATTACCTTTTCAACTCATACTGCAAATCGTGAATCAAATACAGTTACTCTCATTTTTAGCAACACTAACCTGGCTCTCAAAGATCTCACGTAAACAAGCTTGTTAACCCGTTCAACAACTCCACATAGAGTTGCCACAACACGGCCATCCATCTCTGCCGTCCCATGTCCCCTTCACACAACAAGCAATTTTACAATATACAAACTAATTTGTCAAATGCCATTCAGTAAGTTTTCAATAAACACTTGCCCATATGTGAATggaaacatacatatatacacacaagatCAGATTTTTCATATACGTACTTGAGGACACCGTCTTCATGGTCGACGGGAATGACGTCGGCGACGGTGACGGAGGCATTGGAGTTGGTTTTTGAGGAGAACGACTCCAACAGTTCCAGTGCTCTTTCCAACCTAATTTTCTGCGTTTTGTTCAACGAAATCTGTAGACCTCTCATCGACTCATCTCTGCCGCTATATTTGCGTATTTGTGTGGGAAAAAAAGGAGGGAGACAGTAACCTAACAGATTTTAGGGCTATAGCATTGAATGAAAGTAAAGAACACAGTCAAGAAGTGCATTGAAAGTAAAATAACAGGTGAGGTGGTCACTGGTGAATGTGATTTGCAGTCTACGACGGCCGACGGTGATTCGGGGCGGAGGAGTACACAATTCGGGTTTCAGGT contains these protein-coding regions:
- the LOC116016124 gene encoding exosome complex component RRP4 homolog; translation: MRGLQISLNKTQKIRLERALELLESFSSKTNSNASVTVADVIPVDHEDGVLKGHGTAEMDGRVVATLCGVVERVNKLVYVRSLRARYKPEVGDIIVGRVIEVIGHFPLESILTCLLYWVIGAIVNAKVDPKQWRLEINFSQDAVLMLSSMNLPDGIQRRRTAVDELNM